The Elaeis guineensis isolate ETL-2024a chromosome 13, EG11, whole genome shotgun sequence genome includes a region encoding these proteins:
- the LOC140850969 gene encoding uncharacterized protein, whose translation MKEGDQLPTSAKPSSAAGAAETALFGKGRYKFWALAAIILLAFWSMLTGTVTLKGSAGNLNRISDDLLDAPLRDADLDVLEMEEREKVVRHMWDIYAHSLRIRLPRFWQEAFEAAYEELASDDLAVRDAAVSEIARMSMRMVDLEPPPRHPKNAEPHDFQRDGSSRPKAKPSAFSSMGAQ comes from the exons ATGAAGGAGGGCGATCAGCTACCCACGTCGGCGAAGCCCTCCTCCGCCGCTGGCGCCGCCGAGACCGCCCTCTTCGGCAAGGGTCGATACAAGTTCTGGGCCCTCGCTGCCATCATCCTCCTCGCCTTCTGGTCCATGCTCACCGGCACCGTCACCCTTAAAGGGTCCGCCGGCAACCTCAACCGCATCTCCGACGACCTCCTCGATGCCCCCCTCCGCGATGCTGATCTCGACGTCCTG GAGatggaggagagggagaaggtTGTGAGGCACATGTGGGACATCTACGCGCACAGCCTTCGGATCCGGCTGCCGCGGTTCTGGCAGGAGGCGTTCGAGGCGGCCTACGAGGAGCTCGCCAGCGACGATCTGGCCGTCCGGGACGCCGCTGTCTCCGAGATCGCTCGGATGTCCATGCGGATGGTCGATCTCGAGCCCCCGCCTCGCCATCCCAAG AATGCAGAACCGCATGATTTTCAAAGGGATGGCAGTAGCAGGCCTAAAGCGAAGCCATCAGCCTTCTCATCAATGGGAGCCCAATAA
- the LOC105055968 gene encoding F-box protein At5g49610-like — MESRSNKLRGHGAAPSSSVPYDVLRFNILPRLSFKSLTRFKSVSKSWHALISGDPLFAADQSLHPSPASSGFVYIASSGVEFLSPPDTPIGVSHPSYPLLSTCFPSHHLKLLASTNGLLCCGVGVPDFSHDGAFPNFNLLYVFSPVTKEAHFIPATKYRRLFVGLAFDPSNSPRRYTLVCLRRRHVVIEGYPKTWFQFHVFSSDTRRWMISNQRVLVDDLMSCEPPAVFAGGVLYWDCLHYLIWFDPSKNLAGWMPLPEKPSSASQHQIGVWEGRVLTCTQTWKDEVEVFVMANGSSSGNWVRRHRARFETMVTRNPEVFARFCHPMRLRSKSFCKRLLSRWFLRPLALDGGDKLYLGVRPKVLKSKAKERVLCYELRTGEMTWISDGVRFMPSEERVFCYHNSMVGLPRRTGQR, encoded by the coding sequence ATGGAATCCAGGAGCAACAAGCTCCGTGGTCACGGAGCAGCACCAAGCTCTTCCGTTCCATATGACGTTCTTCGCTTCAACATCCTCCCACGTCTCTCCTTCAAGTCTCTCACCAGGTTCAAGTCTGTGTCCAAGAGCTGGCATGCCCTCATCTCCGGCGATCCCCTCTTCGCCGCCGATCAGTCCCTGCACCCTTCCCCCGCCTCCTCCGGCTTCGTCTACATCGCCTCCTCCGGCGTCGAGTTCCTTTCACCCCCGGACACCCCAATTGGCGTTTCCCATCCCTCCTATCCCCTCCTTTCCACCTGTTTTCCCTCCCATCATCTCAAGCTTCTGGCCTCTACCAACGGTCTCTTGTGCTGCGGCGTCGGCGTTCCTGACTTCAGCCATGATGGGGCTTTTCCCAACTTCAACTTGCTCTACGTCTTCAGTCCCGTAACGAAGGAGGCCCATTTCATTCCTGCGACCAAATATCGCCGCCTCTTCGTCGGGCTAGCCTTCGACCCGTCCAACTCCCCGAGGCGTTACACTCTGGTCTGCCTCCGTCGTCGCCATGTTGTTATCGAGGGATATCCGAAGACCTGGTTTCAGTTTCATGTCTTCTCCTCTGATACCCGACGGTGGATGATCTCGAACCAGAGGGTCCTCGTCGATGATCTCATGTCGTGCGAACCTCCAGCGGTGTTTGCTGGAGGGGTCTTGTACTGGGATTGCCTTCACTATCTGATATGGTTCGATCCCTCCAAGAATCTCGCAGGATGGATGCCATTGCCGGAGAAACCATCGAGTGCGAGCCAGCATCAGATCGGGGTGTGGGAGGGTCGAGTACTGACGTGCACTCAAACATGGAAGGACGAGGTGGAGGTGTTCGTGATGGCGAATGGCAGCAGTAGTGGGAATTGGGTGAGGAGGCACCGGGCACGCTTCGAAACAATGGTCACAAGGAATCCGGAAGTGTTCGCCAGATTCTGCCACCCCATGAGGCTGAGGAGCAAGAGCTTTTGTAAACGGCTGCTTTCGCGGTGGTTTCTGCGGCCGCTGGCGCTAGACGGAGGAGACAAACTCTATCTCGGGGTGAGGCCCAAGGTGTTGAAGTCGAAAGCAAAGGAGAGAGTGCTGTGTTATGAGCTGAGAACGGGGGAGATGACGTGGATCAGCGACGGCGTGAGGTTTATGCCATCTGAAGAACGAGTATTCTGCTACCACAACAGCATGGTTGGACTGCCCAGACGTACTGGGCAGCGGTAA
- the LOC140850972 gene encoding CST complex subunit STN1-like: MDPIQTVHVKLMASDLLSSTVWPSKPPCFTRKGRPISRAETVGVVVSHERKDKFLRFLVDDGSGCIPCILWLNHYCLTSHGGSSDLDLMAEMTLKQSEIVQLGELVRVRGRITIYRGMLQITVRDVVVERDPNAEVLHWLDCIRLAKQCYDLLPAVTLPRSVLNPPQDGSDR; this comes from the exons ATGGATCCAATCCAAACTGTTCACGTGAAGCTTATGGCCTCTGATCTCCTCTCCTCAACTGTCTGGCCTTCAAAACCTCCCTGCTTCACCCGGAAGGGCAGGCCTATATCTCGTGCTGAGACTGTAGGTGTGGTTGTGAGCCATGAGCGCAAGGACAAATTTCTGAGGTTCTTGGTGGATGATGGGAGCGGGTGCATTCCCTGCATCCTCTGGCTCAACCACTATTGCCTCACTTCCCAtggtggttcatctgatctcgaTCTTATGGCTGAGATGACACTCAAGCAGTCTGAGATAGTTCAGCTGGGGGAGCTAGTTAGAGTTAGGGGGAGGATCACCATCTATAGGGGGATGCTACAGATTACAGTGAGGGATGTGGTAGTGGAGAGGGATCCAAATGCAGAGGTGTTACACTGGTTGGATTGCATCAGGTTAGCCAAACAGTGCTATGACTTGCTGCCTGCTGTTACTCTTCCTAGATCTGTTCTGAACCCACCTCAAGATGGCTCTGACC GTTAG